In one window of Meiothermus sp. DNA:
- a CDS encoding undecaprenyl-diphosphate phosphatase, protein MTFFEAFILGMLEGLTEFLPISSTGHLTLAAHLMGLDIENNPFIKSFVIVIQLGAILAVLALYFKRFLRDMEVWKRIIVAFIPTGILGFLLADVIENVFLGNDLIVVVNLIGVGVLLLFVDRWLQHHKRYDDVNQMPVPQAVLIGLFQAVAMMPGVSRSGATIVGGMALGLSRKAAAEFSFILAVPTMLSATGFSLLRNLNEFRADSWGLLAVGFITAFVAALLTVRWLLGFVSRNSFVPFAVYRIVIGVVYAVFFLR, encoded by the coding sequence GTGACGTTTTTTGAGGCATTCATTCTGGGGATGTTGGAGGGCCTGACCGAGTTTTTGCCCATCTCCTCCACCGGCCACCTGACCCTGGCGGCTCACCTCATGGGCCTGGACATCGAGAACAACCCTTTTATCAAAAGCTTTGTGATTGTGATTCAGCTTGGGGCCATCCTGGCTGTGCTGGCGCTGTACTTCAAGCGCTTCTTGCGGGATATGGAGGTGTGGAAGCGCATAATCGTAGCCTTCATTCCTACCGGCATCCTGGGGTTTTTGCTGGCCGATGTGATTGAAAATGTATTCCTGGGCAACGACCTGATTGTGGTGGTGAACCTGATTGGGGTGGGTGTTCTTTTACTCTTTGTGGATCGCTGGCTGCAGCACCACAAGCGCTACGACGATGTGAACCAGATGCCCGTGCCTCAGGCGGTGTTGATTGGCCTGTTTCAAGCCGTAGCCATGATGCCAGGAGTCTCGCGCAGTGGGGCCACCATTGTGGGGGGCATGGCCCTGGGGCTCTCGCGCAAGGCAGCCGCCGAGTTTTCCTTCATTCTGGCCGTGCCCACCATGCTCTCGGCCACCGGATTTTCCCTGTTGCGCAACCTGAACGAATTCAGGGCGGACAGTTGGGGTCTACTGGCCGTGGGTTTCATCACTGCTTTTGTGGCGGCCCTGCTTACGGTGCGCTGGTTGCTGGGCTTTGTGAGCCGCAATAGCTTTGTGCCCTTTGCCGTGTATCGCATTGTGATTGGCGTGGTGTACGCGGTGTTCTTTTTGCGCTAG
- a CDS encoding DUF4388 domain-containing protein, whose translation MLSGNLAEFPLLRLLETLMGAARGGALFIEHPNFSGCIYLSGGHPVHAEAGSLRGLEALELLAGVHSAPFRFESERQTHERSIEPSLETHQLILHQFEAWKEISLPENWGLILKGKGVPAKTKLSPLELAVLTYAQGQSIAKTLMNPRLSPLETAQVLSKLLRQGLLEARLHLEIRPEPLVVLSLYGGGQGVAVIDENLYAQWQGLLGGPFRVRLRTKSQETTLRAEPRINMQGRLGLFERDLRQLRLGRGMLVEAWPEVG comes from the coding sequence GTGTTGAGCGGCAACCTGGCGGAGTTTCCCCTTTTGCGCCTCCTGGAGACCCTGATGGGAGCGGCCAGGGGCGGGGCTTTGTTCATTGAGCACCCCAACTTCTCAGGGTGTATCTACTTGTCTGGAGGGCATCCGGTACATGCTGAAGCAGGTTCGCTGCGGGGTTTGGAGGCCCTCGAGCTCCTGGCCGGCGTTCACTCGGCGCCATTTCGCTTTGAGTCCGAAAGGCAAACCCACGAACGCAGCATTGAGCCCAGCCTCGAGACCCACCAGCTCATCCTGCACCAGTTTGAAGCCTGGAAGGAAATCAGCCTGCCCGAGAACTGGGGCCTGATACTGAAGGGAAAGGGGGTCCCGGCGAAGACCAAGCTAAGCCCGTTGGAGCTGGCCGTGCTCACCTACGCACAGGGGCAGAGTATTGCAAAAACCCTTATGAACCCGCGTCTTTCGCCCCTCGAGACTGCCCAGGTACTCAGCAAACTCTTGCGGCAGGGTCTGCTCGAGGCCCGGTTGCACCTGGAAATTAGACCCGAACCCCTGGTAGTACTCTCTTTATACGGCGGAGGGCAGGGGGTAGCGGTGATAGACGAAAATCTATATGCGCAGTGGCAAGGTTTGCTGGGAGGCCCGTTCCGGGTGCGGCTGCGTACCAAAAGCCAGGAGACCACCCTGCGCGCCGAGCCTCGCATCAACATGCAGGGCCGGCTGGGGCTTTTTGAGCGTGACTTGCGTCAGCTGCGTCTGGGCCGGGGAATGCTGGTGGAAGCCTGGCCGGAGGTTGGGTAG
- a CDS encoding carboxylesterase: MSNVLVLHGFTSHPVLTMGPLPETLRKASFNVAQPALPGHGTRPEDLRGVRWQDWLQTARAAYLALPEPRAVVGLSMGGLLAGWLAAEHKTAALVALAPALGLKNRMAYLAPLLHYFKPWAFSTDPAEEARRRERSPNYPNFPTRALAELIALQQRVPELLPRVWAPALVLEATQDDTVPEAAVRRYFALIGGPHKEYRSYPSQHDMLLDPLAQQISDDIVAWLRDKLPAQK, translated from the coding sequence ATGTCGAACGTTCTGGTTTTGCACGGTTTTACCTCCCACCCCGTCCTGACCATGGGGCCGCTGCCCGAAACGCTGCGGAAGGCCAGCTTTAACGTTGCCCAACCCGCTCTTCCTGGCCACGGAACCAGGCCCGAAGACCTGCGCGGCGTGCGCTGGCAGGACTGGCTCCAGACCGCCCGCGCGGCCTACCTGGCGCTGCCGGAACCCAGGGCCGTGGTGGGGCTCTCCATGGGCGGCCTGCTGGCGGGTTGGCTGGCCGCAGAGCACAAAACCGCCGCGCTGGTGGCCCTGGCCCCGGCCTTGGGGCTCAAAAACCGCATGGCCTACCTGGCCCCCCTGTTGCATTATTTCAAACCCTGGGCCTTCAGCACCGACCCTGCCGAAGAGGCTAGAAGGCGCGAGCGAAGCCCCAACTACCCCAACTTTCCCACCAGGGCGCTGGCTGAGTTGATTGCCCTCCAGCAGCGCGTGCCGGAACTATTGCCGCGGGTCTGGGCGCCTGCTTTGGTGCTCGAGGCTACCCAGGACGACACGGTACCCGAGGCCGCCGTGCGCCGCTATTTTGCTCTTATCGGCGGCCCGCACAAGGAGTACCGTAGCTACCCCAGCCAGCACGACATGCTCTTAGACCCCCTGGCCCAGCAAATCTCCGACGATATTGTGGCCTGGTTACGCGACAAACTCCCGGCGCAAAAGTAG
- the ispE gene encoding 4-(cytidine 5'-diphospho)-2-C-methyl-D-erythritol kinase has protein sequence MELLAPAKVNLGLSVLGRRADGYHELHTVFAALRVADRLFLEAIPEGVELEVRGSNLPANPDNLVYKAVVAYLNAVGWPGGVKVVLEKHLPLAAGLGGGSSDAAAALRALSKLYPAPANLPALALKLGADVPFFLEAGLAEARGVGERLRPLEPLEVHLVLLNPGIAVSAAEAYRELRPEEWQPELDLPGILHAIRAGEEPPYWNTLEQPVFRLVPYLQELKLELRRTGLRGVLMSGSGSSLFGFAQDAEEARFVAQKLRTRYPRFWVVATQTVS, from the coding sequence ATGGAACTCCTAGCCCCGGCCAAGGTCAACCTGGGCCTCTCGGTGTTGGGCCGGCGGGCCGATGGCTACCACGAGCTCCACACCGTGTTTGCTGCATTGCGGGTGGCCGACCGGCTTTTTTTGGAGGCCATTCCCGAGGGGGTGGAGCTGGAAGTGCGGGGCTCTAACCTGCCGGCCAACCCCGATAACCTGGTCTACAAGGCCGTGGTGGCCTATCTTAACGCCGTGGGCTGGCCGGGCGGGGTGAAGGTGGTGCTGGAGAAGCACCTCCCCTTAGCCGCCGGGCTGGGTGGGGGCTCTTCGGATGCGGCGGCGGCACTGCGGGCGCTCTCGAAACTTTATCCAGCCCCTGCCAACCTGCCTGCCCTGGCTCTGAAGCTGGGGGCCGACGTGCCGTTTTTTCTCGAGGCCGGGTTGGCTGAAGCGCGCGGGGTGGGTGAGCGACTGAGACCGCTGGAACCGCTCGAGGTCCACCTGGTACTGCTCAATCCGGGCATTGCGGTCTCGGCAGCCGAAGCCTACCGGGAGCTTCGCCCCGAGGAGTGGCAGCCCGAGCTAGACCTGCCGGGCATCCTGCACGCCATACGCGCAGGCGAGGAGCCCCCGTACTGGAACACCCTCGAGCAGCCGGTTTTCCGGCTGGTGCCTTATCTGCAGGAGCTCAAGCTCGAGCTGCGCCGAACCGGGCTGCGTGGGGTCTTGATGTCCGGGTCGGGCTCGAGCCTTTTTGGCTTCGCCCAGGATGCCGAGGAAGCCCGGTTTGTGGCCCAAAAACTGCGAACCAGGTACCCCCGCTTCTGGGTGGTGGCTACGCAAACCGTGAGCTGA
- a CDS encoding sodium:alanine symporter family protein translates to MDILYLNDFVNRAVYGEWMMLIFILVGFYLSFRTGFPQFSRLGIALRETFGAIRERFQRFGGQITPFQAAMVAMSATIGTGHLIGMVGAVLMGGPGAVLWMWVAYLVGMATKFAEAVLAIHFRRQFTDGSVMGGPMLYIRYGLGRRFAWLAGLFALFTAIAAFGIGNLSQAGAVGAAFAQEFNVPPAITGLLVALLVGVLLAGGIRLIARFAQVMVPLKLLLFLAGILPLLLIHLGDIPGALALIVSSAFSFQAAAGGAAGAAVSLGLAEILKAGVGRGIFANEAGLGSAAIAHAQAQVDHPVRQGFWGLTEMLVSLGVTTLMALTFIASGLWQRFLGGDRVEAARFLFAEHPLGVAVLGLMLAIFALGTMVSWGFYGEEGAAYLFGEGIRWPYRLTFVAFAFVGPLGGLAALTSVADTLNGLMAIPNLVALLALGGLVGRLVREFFSGMPWQPPEED, encoded by the coding sequence ATGGATATCCTTTACTTAAACGATTTCGTCAACCGGGCCGTTTACGGCGAATGGATGATGCTCATCTTTATCCTGGTGGGCTTTTATCTCTCTTTTCGCACCGGCTTTCCCCAGTTCAGCCGGCTGGGTATCGCCCTGCGCGAGACGTTTGGGGCCATCCGCGAGCGCTTCCAGCGCTTCGGGGGCCAGATCACGCCCTTTCAGGCCGCTATGGTCGCTATGTCGGCCACCATCGGAACCGGCCACCTCATCGGCATGGTGGGTGCCGTGCTGATGGGCGGGCCTGGGGCGGTGCTGTGGATGTGGGTGGCCTATCTGGTGGGCATGGCCACCAAGTTCGCCGAGGCGGTGCTGGCGATCCATTTCCGCCGCCAGTTTACCGATGGTTCGGTCATGGGGGGGCCCATGCTCTACATTCGCTATGGCCTGGGCAGGCGGTTTGCCTGGTTGGCTGGGCTATTTGCCTTATTTACAGCCATAGCTGCTTTTGGTATTGGCAATCTTTCGCAAGCAGGTGCGGTGGGTGCTGCCTTCGCACAGGAGTTTAATGTGCCCCCGGCCATCACCGGCTTGCTGGTAGCACTGCTGGTAGGGGTGCTGCTGGCCGGAGGCATTCGCTTGATTGCCCGCTTTGCCCAGGTGATGGTACCGCTCAAGCTGCTCCTGTTCCTGGCGGGGATTCTGCCCCTGCTTTTGATCCACCTTGGGGATATTCCTGGTGCGCTGGCCCTGATTGTCTCCTCGGCTTTTAGCTTTCAGGCTGCTGCTGGGGGCGCCGCCGGAGCTGCCGTCTCGCTGGGCCTGGCAGAAATTCTCAAAGCAGGTGTTGGGCGGGGCATTTTTGCCAACGAAGCGGGGCTGGGCTCGGCAGCCATCGCCCACGCCCAGGCCCAGGTCGACCATCCGGTGCGGCAGGGCTTCTGGGGCCTGACCGAGATGCTCGTGAGCCTGGGGGTAACCACCCTGATGGCCCTGACCTTTATTGCCAGTGGCCTCTGGCAGCGCTTTTTGGGGGGTGACCGGGTGGAGGCTGCCCGCTTCTTGTTTGCCGAGCATCCGCTGGGAGTGGCGGTGCTGGGGTTGATGTTGGCCATTTTTGCCCTGGGAACCATGGTTTCCTGGGGCTTCTACGGCGAGGAAGGGGCGGCCTACCTGTTTGGCGAGGGCATCCGCTGGCCCTACCGCCTGACCTTTGTGGCCTTTGCTTTTGTGGGGCCGCTGGGGGGTCTGGCGGCCCTGACTAGTGTGGCCGACACCCTGAACGGCCTGATGGCCATTCCCAACCTGGTTGCCCTCTTGGCTTTGGGGGGGCTGGTGGGTCGGCTGGTGCGGGAGTTCTTTAGCGGGATGCCCTGGCAGCCACCCGAAGAAGATTGA
- the ispD gene encoding 2-C-methyl-D-erythritol 4-phosphate cytidylyltransferase yields MKVSVLLPAAGSGERIGRGPKAFLKVGEKTLLEWVLEGFAWADEIIVALPKGFEDTGLSVLTVPGGATRQQSVCNLVQVAAGEIVLVHDVARPFVVRAAVERLLGEVRASGAATLAVPVPDTLVKEQSGRYGAVIPREHHRLVQTPQGFRREVLLQAHLKARVEGLEFTDDAQLVRWQGHPVALVEGDRRMFKITYPEDLLLAEGLARVWNS; encoded by the coding sequence GTGAAGGTTTCGGTCTTGCTGCCTGCCGCCGGTTCGGGCGAGCGAATCGGGCGGGGGCCTAAAGCGTTTTTGAAGGTGGGCGAAAAGACCCTTTTGGAGTGGGTACTGGAGGGTTTTGCCTGGGCCGATGAGATCATTGTGGCTCTGCCGAAGGGGTTTGAGGACACGGGCCTATCTGTTCTGACCGTGCCGGGAGGAGCAACCCGCCAGCAAAGCGTGTGCAATCTGGTGCAGGTGGCTGCGGGCGAAATTGTGTTGGTGCATGATGTGGCCCGCCCTTTTGTGGTGCGCGCGGCAGTTGAACGCCTGCTGGGTGAGGTGCGGGCATCGGGTGCAGCTACCCTGGCGGTTCCGGTGCCCGATACCCTGGTGAAGGAGCAGTCGGGCCGGTACGGAGCAGTCATCCCCCGCGAGCACCACCGGCTGGTACAGACCCCCCAGGGTTTTCGGCGCGAGGTGTTGCTGCAAGCCCATTTGAAAGCCCGGGTGGAGGGCCTCGAGTTCACCGACGATGCCCAGTTGGTGCGCTGGCAAGGCCACCCCGTAGCGCTGGTGGAGGGCGACCGTCGGATGTTCAAAATCACCTACCCCGAGGATCTGCTTCTGGCGGAAGGACTGGCGCGGGTATGGAACTCCTAG
- a CDS encoding UbiX family flavin prenyltransferase, with protein MSVPKRLVVGLSGASGMPYALDLLQTLRRIQGLETHLVMTQGAKRVLVEEAEQSVEAVEALAHVVHRSSDLGAAVASGSFRTVGMVIVPCSATTLSKVAYGLADNLLTRAAYVTLKERRPLVLVPREAPLPLPSLEAMVKAAQAGAIILPAAPGFYHKPRQIDDLLAFITQRILDLFGLDYPRAPRWKEMAELELD; from the coding sequence ATGAGCGTACCCAAGCGTCTGGTGGTGGGGCTTTCGGGGGCTTCCGGGATGCCCTATGCCCTCGACCTGTTGCAAACCCTGCGCCGTATTCAGGGCCTCGAGACCCACCTGGTGATGACCCAGGGGGCCAAGCGGGTGCTGGTGGAGGAAGCCGAGCAAAGCGTGGAGGCGGTGGAAGCCCTGGCCCACGTGGTACACCGCAGCAGCGACCTGGGCGCGGCGGTGGCCTCGGGCAGTTTTCGCACTGTGGGCATGGTGATTGTGCCCTGTAGCGCGACCACCCTTTCTAAGGTGGCCTATGGCCTGGCCGACAACCTGCTGACCCGTGCGGCCTACGTTACCCTGAAGGAACGCCGCCCCCTGGTGCTGGTGCCGCGCGAGGCGCCCCTGCCTTTGCCCAGCCTCGAGGCCATGGTCAAGGCCGCCCAGGCCGGAGCCATTATTCTGCCAGCCGCACCGGGCTTTTACCACAAGCCCCGGCAAATAGACGACTTGCTGGCCTTCATCACCCAGCGCATCCTGGACTTGTTTGGGCTGGATTATCCCCGGGCGCCGCGCTGGAAGGAGATGGCCGAGCTCGAGCTCGACTAG